One genomic window of Daphnia pulex isolate KAP4 chromosome 10, ASM2113471v1 includes the following:
- the LOC124205133 gene encoding retinol dehydrogenase 11-like produces the protein MSCCSQTFIDLFVFIKMLILSTKFLISEACSSIRPLQNPLKREKEYAVITGGNRGIGWFTVKGLVESGMKVIVGCRDGPSKDLLYKSVEQAGFPTGSVEWINLDMSSMDSVRAFGQAILDKNVPISLLINNAGIMFTPYALTKDGFESQFAVNYLGHFLLTHLLMPRLLTAGTKDQPARIINLSSTAHAFGWFEINDLQAKTHYNKIGAYSQSKSAQIMFTKVLDEQLSTENKPVKVYAVHPGFIRSNLYSQTWYAKFVSLTMGFLFKSEEQGAQRVVYFALSPQVEELNGNYFENCNVVKPIALVRNRDTQKKLWETSCQLLDISKFGGL, from the exons ATGAGTTGCTGTAGCCAGACTTTCATCgatttgtttgtgtttattaaaatgttaattctTAGTACGaagtttttaatttctgaaGCTTGCAGTTCTATACGACCTTTGCAGA ACcctttaaaaagagaaaaggaatatGCTGTCATCACAGGTGGAAATCGCGGAATCGGATGGTTTACTGTTAAAGGGCTGGTTGAATCTGGAATGAAAGTGATTGTTG GTTGTAGAGATGGTCCCAGCAAAGATCTACTATACAAATCTGTTGAACAAGCTGGGTTTCCAACTGGGTCTGTAGAATGGATCAACCTAGACATGTCATCTATGGATTCTGTTCGAGCATTTGGACAAGCCATTCTTGATAAGAATGTCCCCATCAGCCTGTTGATTAACAATG ctgGTATTATGTTTACTCCTTATGCCTTGACTAAGGATGGTTTTGAGTCACAGTTTGCAGTCAATTATCTGGGCCATTTCCTGTTGACTCATCTTCTTATGCCCCGTCTTCTAACTGCTGGGACCAAAGACCAACCAGCTAGGATTATCAATTTGTCTTCAACAGCTCATGCTTTTGGGTGGTTTGAAATTAATGATCTTCAGGCTAA AACCCACTACAACAAAATAGGAGCCTATTCACAATCTAAATCTGCTCAAATTATGTTTACAAAGGTCTTGGATGAGCAATTGTCCACTGAGAATAAACCAGTCAAGGTCTATGCAGTTCATCCTGGTTTTATCAGGTCCAATCTGTATAGTCAAACTTGGTATgccaaatttgtttctcttacAATGGGATTTTTGTTCAAG TCTGAAGAACAGGGTGCTCAACGTGTTGTTTACTTTGCCTTGTCACCACAAGTTGAAGAATTGAACGGAAACTATTTCGAAAACTGCAATGTGGTCAAGCCGATAGCGCTGGTTCGTAATCGAGATACCCAGAAAAAATTGTGGGAGACCTCTTGTCAACTTCTCGATATTTCCAAGTTCGGTGGATTGTAA
- the LOC124205136 gene encoding dehydrogenase/reductase SDR family member on chromosome X-like yields the protein MNFIKKIFLDFYIFLKMLILGSCSLISEMCCFVQPIKNPINRENEYVVVTGGNRGIGWSTVKSLAESGMKVIVGCRDGPSRDLLYQSVKQAELPTESVEWINLDMSSMESVRAFGQAILDKNVPISLLINNAGTMASYTLTKDGFESAFAINYLGHFLLTHLLMPRLIAAGTNDKAARIVNVSSSGQALGFFQINDLQGESYYNKFGAYCQSKAAQIMFTKVLHELLTSKNKPVKVYAVHPGVIKTNVWSKYWFTHFTSIFSGFLGKTEAQGAQRVVYAALSPKAEDLSGNFFENSKVVQPIALVRNRDMQTQLWEKSCQLLDISQFGGL from the exons atgaatttcataaaaaagatttttctggatttctacatatttctaaaaatgcTAATCCTCGGCAGCTGTAGTTTGATTTCTGAAATGTGCTGTTTTGTCCAGCCAAtaaaaa ATCCTAtaaacagagaaaatgaatACGTCGTCGTCACAGGTGGAAATCGCGGGATAGGATGGTCCACCGTAAAGTCGTTAGCGGAATCTGGAATGAAAGTGATTGTCG GATGTAGAGATGGCCCCAGCAGAGACCTTTTATACCAATCAGTTAAGCAAGCAGAACTTCCAACCGAGTCTGTAGAATGGATCAACCTAGACATGTCATCTATGGAATCTGTACGAGCGTTCGGACAAGCCATTCTTGATAAGAATGTCCCAATCAGTCTTTTGATAAATAACG CTGGAACCATGGCATCATACACGTTGACTAAAGATGGCTTTGAATCTGCATTTGCAATCAACTATTTGGGCCATTTCCTATTAACTCATCTCCTTATGCCACGTCTCATAGCGGCAGGAACGAACGACAAAGCAGCAAGGATTGTCAACGTGTCTTCTTCGGGTCAAGCTTTagggttttttcaaataaatgatcTTCAGGGAGA atcttACTACAACAAATTCGGTGCCTATTGCCAATCCAAAGCTGCTCAAATTATGTTTACCAAAGTCTTGCACGAGCTACTTACTTCGAAAAATAAGCCAGTAAAAGTCTATGCTGTTCACCCCGGAGTTATCAAAACTAACGTATGGAGTAAATATTGGTTTACTCACTTTACTTCAATATTTTCGGGTTTCCTAGGAAAG ACGGAAGCGCAGGGTGCTCAACGCGTCGTGTACGCCGCCTTGTCGCCGAAAGCGGAAGACTTGAGCGggaattttttcgaaaattccaAAGTGGTCCAGCCAATAGCGCTGGTCCGTAATCGAGATATGCAGACACAATTGTGGGAAAAGTCTTGCCAGTTGCTTGACATCTCCCAATTTGGTGGTTTATAA
- the LOC124205134 gene encoding retinol dehydrogenase 12-like, which produces MGFWKKNFRDFIIILKLLVLGSYAMYLETCSTVLPLKDPLKREEEYAVITGGNQGIGWFTIKALVKSGMKVIVGCRDGPCKDQLYESIKDAGFPTGSVEWINLDLSSMDCVRTFGKAVLDKNIPISLLINNAGTMSPYALTKDGFETQFAVNYLGHFLLTHLLLPRLIEAGTENKAARIVCLSSIGHAFGWFEIDDLQAKSYFNKLCAYSQSKSAIIMFTKVLHERLSLKNYPVKIYAIHPGIIRSALWTQHWFANIGYLTTKLIAKTEEQGAQRVVHAALSPQVEDLSGNYFENSKAVEPIKLVRNRDTQKKLWEKSCQLLDISQFGGLQ; this is translated from the exons ATGggattttggaaaaaaaatttcagagatttcattattattcttaaGTTATTGGTCCTTGGAAGCTATGCCATGTATTTGGAAACTTGCAGTACCGTTCTTCCATTAAAAG ACCctttaaaaagagaagaggaatATGCCGTCATCACAGGTGGAAATCAGGGAATAGGATGGTTCACCATAAAGGCGTTAGTCAAATCTGGAATGAAAGTGATTGTTG GTTGTAGAGATGGCCCGTGCAAGGATCAATTATACGAATCAATCAAGGATGCCGGATTTCCAACTGGATCTGTAGAATGGATTAATCTAGATCTATCGTCGATGGATTGTGTTCGAACGTTTGGGAAGGCGGTTCTCGATAAAAATATCCCCATTAGTCTTTTAATCAACAACG CTGGAACCATGTCACCTTACGCCTTGACAAAGGATGGTTTCGAGACGCAATTTGCTGTGAACTATTTAGGCCACTTTCTATTAACGCATCTCCTTTTGCCACGCCTCATAGAGGCAGGAACGGAAAATAAAGCAGCAAGGATCGTTTGTCTTTCTTCGATAGGCCATGCCTTCGGGTGGTTTGAAATAGACGACCTTCAGGCCAA GTCTTACTTTAACAAATTATGCGCCTATTCTCAATCGAAATCTGCAATAATCATGTTCACCAAGGTCTTGCATGAGCGCTTGTCTCTTAAGAATTATCCCGTAAAAATTTATGCCATTCACCCTGGAATTATAAGATCTGCTTTATGGACTCAACATTGGTTCGCGAATATTGGTTATCTGACGACGAAATTGATAGCTAAG ACTGAAGAACAGGGCGCTCAACGGGTGGTTCACGCTGCTTTATCGCCGCAAGTGGAAGACTTGAGTgggaattattttgaaaattccaaaGCAGTCGAGCCGATAAAACTGGTTCGCAATCGCGACACCCAGAAAAAATTATGGGAAAAGTCTTGTCAACTGCTTGACATCTCTCAATTTGGTGGCTTGCAATAA